A window of Punica granatum isolate Tunisia-2019 chromosome 8, ASM765513v2, whole genome shotgun sequence genomic DNA:
GCAGATGAGATCACCTATTTTCCCTAAATTGCTCAATTGCCAACTCCCTTCAATAGGTTTTGTCTAATCATTATTGGTTGCACTCCATAggcataataataataataataataatacttagAAGTTTCATTCAGTTGGCAAAGTGTGTTACATGTTAATTAGTTAGCAAGCTTTACTTGCagtatgaaattttaaaattcaatgaAAATAGGCTCGTAAATAAGGTTAAGTTAATAACATTTTAATCAATAGATTGACGATAActcttattttaatttaataaaggaaaggaaaatatgATCAGGTGAGAGTGTGCTTggaaaggacaaatgagatttcTTTTTATCATAACAATCTGTACAAGCAAACCCTGAAAAGTTGCTTTGTCTCTTTGAGATGCCTGTGATGGGGATCTATCGTATGTGAATGCCTCAGATGATGTCGTCTCTTACAGTTCTGCTGCATGCAAGTGATGTTGCCCTTGCATGCCCTACTAGCTATTGCTTTGTCCCCTTTATTAACACGAGGTGTCCCAGATTCCAAATTTCGAACTCCGTAACATACGAAATTAAGTTTTTAACATACGAAATTAAGTTTTTCTAAATCTGACGAGAATGTGCGTCAATTGCAAATTCCATATTTCAGACTTCGTATCATAGCTAGTGCAAACTTGAACCTTACACGCACCTGGAGTGTTGATGTCTTTGGGGTCAAGGCTACTATTGACACCCTTGCCGGGTGACTCCCAGACCATCTTCACGCTAGGAAACATTGGAGAACTCGCCTTCTGCAAAACCCTTCCGGTGGTTGGAGACCGTATCCAGACTGGAGTACCATTATTATTCACTGTAGTAGCGATTGTGATAGCATCCATTTCATTGAAGTTCGATGCCCGCGGAGTTGGCTGGAGTGAGTATGCATCAGATGACCCATAACCAGATAGCCTAGGGCTCGTGGCCCGGTACCCGAAACCCAAATCCCCATTAGCAAAAGCAATGCCATTGTCGCCATAACTGTATGCATGGTTATGTGCTGGGGTGTTCACTGAGAAGATCTCAGCATTAGAGAGATTCGATGGCCTGGGAGTAAGAGCTACAGTGGACGATAGAGCTGAGTCGGGGGCAGACGATGTGGATCGTCGGATGCGGACCCGGATGCGCCCATTTCCATCGATTTCAGATTCGGTGCAAATCGGGTCCCTCCCATCGAGTGATATCACATCCCCATCGAGCTCGATTTTCGATATAGCCGCGGCAGCAGGGCCAGGAAATTGGTTTCTGATCAGCTGGGTTGCAGCCCTGTACTCGAACAGGAACAGCAGAAGAGTATACCTGCTTGCATTACAAAATTACTTTACATTGGCATCTAGAGAAAGGATATAATTATTTGACCATGGCAATAATTAAACCCACTAAAAGCACTTCGTCGCTACTTGAAGCACGAATTATATTTGTCTTAGACGTGAgttcactgaaaaaaaaagaagaaaagaatatatatttatatataattatctttttcttaGGTCTTATCaataattccttttatttttctctcttttactattgatgaatgaaccTTATCCTCCATCTTGATTCTTTAAGCAAGTTTTCGTATTCGACTAGTAAAACTGTATATTCCATCCCTAGAAATAGTCCATATATCAACTGTTTTACATAATTTCTCTGCGTCGAAAAAGATGAGAATGAGATGTATTTATTACTTCCTCGATCATATACACAAGTTCTATGTATCAATTGGCTAAATGGGAAAATTCGTTAAGCACGAAAACAGAACATGTGGAGATCATTCGAGTGAGAGTTACACATTTGCACATCTCGAAATTTAACTAGACAAACACGATCCTAAGGGTTTAGATCATGGTCtaataatttatcatattaaAATGGCAATATTATGGTGATGGAGCTAGAGAATATACCAAATAATACACTGAAGCACAACAACTTGGACCATGAGGCTCTGAGTGAAATCTCCATACATGGCCTTCAGCAGAGGGATCCCCATCACCAAAGTGTTCGGCAACGTCGCAACCGAGAACAGCGTAATCACCCAGTCCAACCCGCTGTTGGAAACGATGGCCCAGACGGACAGGATCAGGAGCACGAGGACTTTTGACACCGTGTCGGCCAGTATGAACCTCGTGTCCATCTGGTAGGGGTCATTCTGGGATATGAAGTGGAAGGACAAGATCGGGACTGCGAACACAGCGACAAACCGGTTTATGCCCGAGCACTGCTCAGGCGTGAATATCTTCCACCATTTGACAGAACCGTAAGCCACGAACATGGCGAAGTATAGCGGGACCATGGCGCACATGACATTGTAGAAATCTTGTGAGGTGATCATTGTTTTCCGCTCTGTTGGCACAGTTTTTCCTTGTCTGTGCAGACGAAGAGAAAGTGTCTATGAGGGTTTGAGAGAATGTAATGTATGAGAGGGAAGTGTGCATGGTGAATGAGgctactatatatatagaaagagCTACCGGACGAAAATTCCCAGTAGAAATtggaataattatttttagttttttttataataaagtCGGCTTAATTTGCTTGACAGTTTTGCAGTTGATTAATTAGGAGAATTGCGGTTGGTGGGCTTGATGATTAAGGTTGTTAGGCACCATCTAACTAGAGTTTGTCTAATTTTGCCacgttgaaaatttttaattatgataGCAACGGtgcataatattaattacAGTGTGTCATAGTCCGTATATTAGCATTGTGCTGTTAAACAAAGATCAGCTACCATGGCTTTCTGGCATTTACTTGGTCTATCGACCTAGAACATGATAGATAGGGGAAGAAAATATAGGGATACAGTGAGCCAAATTCTTGCACCAAATTATACTAATGAGAATGATACTGAGACTTCAAGTGGAGAGGAATGTCACTGTACTAAATTCTCTTTATCAAGGCATTTTATTGATGCTTCACTACATATCTTTTACTATGTCTATAGACGTCCCTTATAACCCAAAAGAATTGAGCTACATAACATTAACTCAGAGTTACCGAattcttctattttattataaagcaAACTCATGGTCCTAgtaaatggaagaaaaagagaaataaaaggGCACAGATAGTCCAATAATAAAACTCAAACTTGAAATATCTTAATTTACAAGCAACAACAAGTGTGATTGTACTATACTCTCTTCCTATACAAAAGTCTTGAGAAAATCATATATGGTATGTGGAGCTCCACATCTGTCATAAAAATTTAAGCTTGTGTTTAGTTTTTGAATAAGAATTCatctcaactcaacttaactttAGTTTAGGGAataagaaaatacaaaaaataattattgtaagTGATGATAAATTTATGGATGTGcgagaatatatatgtatatatatgtgtgatagtatgtttcaaatttattattaaaaatttaattataaaaaattagaaaaaaagtataaatgagaaattattattaaatgagataaaaagataaaacagTAATGATTACAGTgttgaatttggaaaaaaatggagTTAAATTGGGTAGAATAAGTATTTGATTCGAAAAACAAACGCACCCTAAACATCCTGACTAGTTAATGAACAACAACGAcaacattttataattttggttaaagtaaattttcataaaaagaaattaatcaaCATTAGTTAAACTAGCATTTCGCTCGCAATTATAAAAAAGTCCATGAGTGTAACACAGTAGAGCACGCTATTGTtcgataataaaaaaatttatagttttGATATTTGTAATGAAACTATCTCTTTCACTTTAATTtagctttttttaaaaaaaatcattatattAGACTCATTGACCTTTCTTATAACTGGTCAAAAAAATGATCCATGAGTTTAGTAGGAGATTCGAAGGACATTAACGTGACGTTTGGTTCAAGGAAATCACAGGGAATCGGAATTCTGATTCCGGGTCCGTTCCTATTCCCGCGTTCCTTGGCGCAAATTGGGTCAGAACGCGATTCCGAAGGAACCCCGATTCCGTAGGAACGGGGAATTGTAACTCCCCCCATTTCAATCATATTTGCAGTTCTTACCCATCAAGAATTGGgtctttgttttatttacacAAATTGCCACCGCCCATCGCCGCCCCCGCCGCCCGATCTGCAACCCCGACCATCATACCGACATCTTCGGGCCAGCCTCGGCACGAAGAGACCAAATCTGCCATGCCATCACCATATCTCACCGGCAAGGGTGAGTTTCGACCGGTGGGAGGTCGGCTCGAAACCCTAACATCGCAAGCCTCACCGGGGCGACGTTCGGCGAGGGTCCTGGAGGCTAGCCCATGGCTCGCGAGGGCAGGTCGACACTGGACGAGGTCCTCGAGCCCACCGGCGAGGCTCGTCGAGGGCCTGACCTTGTTGAGACCTCTGAAACTTCCAGAACCCACTCGTGGTGCTCCTGCCTCCGCCGAGAACAGTGGGTCGCTAGACTGAGGGTCGGACCCTTGGTCTTGGTTCACGAGGGCTGGGCGAACCCACCCTTGGTGCGCGCTATCCACGTGGCTCCCGGAACCATGGCATTCCATGGAAGAATGGAGCTGCTACACTGTTCATCTGCGCATAAAGATGATCACCGccccttttaaaatttttttaatttattaattttacattttaatttttgaaaatgtgcGTATTTTAatccttttataatttttcgaTTCTATTCCATGCTAATTATGAGGGTCAATCGAACAATGTTTTTGAAtcagaatttcaattttaatttttcaaattctcttcgtttttcaattttaatcatCAACGCAACgtaaaaaatagagaaaacgtCTGTTTCATGAGAATCAAATCACATAACTTTTTGGTTCCTGATTGAGAGTTAGCTATCTTATAAATTCCCTTTCTCGAATCAACTAAgtcattttttcattaataagATAGGGTTATGatctaatgaaaaaaaagagaaattaaagCAGAGTAAGAGTCCCGCTAACGAGAATCCGCTCTCTTTTAGTTCAGGATGGGTGGAGTGTTAATTACTGTATCAACCGCcctttgatatatatatatatatatatatatatatatatatgtatgtattgggtgactatatatatatatatatatatatattatttttggtGAATACCGCCCTTATATTTCTATTAGATTATTTTGGGGATAATTTCTACGAAGCAAAACGTGGTGAACTAGATGGAGGGCCATTAgtaattaacttaattattGGAGTTATTATGACCCGATAAGAACCTATGTTTAGAAATAATAAGGAGGGTGTATGTGGCATCGCATTCTAATGAATTTATGCTGCACGGATTAATTTGGAGATGCACCCAAAAGGTTGAACAAAGATCATTGCTCTGTTCTTCGGCACGCCCAACAAGAAAGACTCCTTTGCTCACTGTATAGAATCATAGCTCTTTTTAATTTAGTCTGGATCTCCCATTTacatagaaattataaaatattaaatctcGAACTCTGCTTGCCATCATAGCAATCGAGACCAAAAATTTATAAAGcaatttaaataaaagaagGTCGGGTCAATTTATgtcattcaaattttttacttttttgacCTACTTTAATCTCCCATTTCTTATGAAGCACATTTTGAATAAGTCAGTTACACTAAAATATATatcgtacatatatatgcgcgcgtgtgtatatatgtatatacatgtacACACTAACAAGCAATTTTTATTTGCAATTATAGGATATTCGTCGGTAAAACACTATTTTAGGCTATGCCTTCAGTCAGGAGTAACCAATTGAAAACAATTATATCGGTGTAGGATTAGTCCAATGGATCTTTAGGGGTTGCTTATACTTAAAAATCTATACTAATGACCAACCCATACTAATAGTAAAATCTCACTCATGAGAACTGAATTCTCATGAGTGAGATTTAAATTGTATGATAATgaacaaaattgaaattgcgCAAACCAAACATAAACTCACATATCCAAAAGGACCAAGCACATATACATCAATAAaaatagggtaaattgcaccggtgatccaaaatgttttacaaatgtttcatgatggtccaaaaagtttttttcgttacatgatggtacaaaatgtttcaaagttgtttcatgatggtacaaaccgtcaattggccctgacgccgttaacattttgctgacttggcgcgtcctatgtgtcacttttgttacgtggaaccaatcatagtgcgccacgtcatttaagacaaaataaaattttaaaaagtccaaaaaaatacaaaaaataattaaaaaacaaaaaaagagtaaaaatttagaaaaaaataaaaattattttaaaattttgaaaattttaaaattattttttaaaatttttaatttttttaaattttttatttttaaaaataattttaaataattttataaaaatttaatattaaaattattttaaattttaaatttaaattttaaattaaaagttttaaattatttttaagttttaaaaatttaaaattatttttaaaagttttaaaattttaaaatttttagaattatttaaaatttttcggccacgtcagtaagggggtgacacgtagtagccacgtcagcgtcggcttgacggcgtcaagctcgagttgacggtttgtaccatcatgaaacaactttgaaacattttgtaccatcatgtagcgaaaaaaactttttggaccatcataaaacatttgtaaaaattttggaccaccagtgcaatttacccataaAAATATACCGAAATTAGTAAATggacaagaaaaagaaaataaatgaatatgagcttcttctttttttagaGTAAACTAACAATTTGGTCCATGAGTTATCAAGTTTCATCACCTGGGTCCCTGAGTTATTTTTTCCATCACTTGGATCCCTGAATTATGATATTTGCATCAGTTGGGTCCTTTTTACATCACTTAAATCCTTTAACGATATCAAGTCAATCCATTGACTTGATATAGGTCCTTTACTACATAATCTAGGTCTTTTGCTACGTCATATAAGTCATTTGCCACATCAATGAAGTCCCTAAAGTTCATGACAAATCAATGCAATCCTTTTGCTATATCAATTAAGTCTTTTTGCTACATCAGGTAGGTCCCTCCGTTAAATTGAGAGGCTAACGATGTTAAATGGTTAAATCATCCGCAATCCCAAATCCATCACATCTCTCTTTCTATCTTCACCATCTCTTTCCCTCATCATCTCATTCTCTACTACCCTCCTCCTTTCTACGCCTTTGTTTCCTTCATCTAAACCTAATCGAGACCCATGAACGCTGATTCAAGGACATATAGACTGCAAAGGCAAGGAGCAAGCTCGATTGTGAAATTGAGTCGGTCTGGTGGTTTGAGCATGACCAACTAGAGAGATAGTTCACAATTCATATGTGGTTACGAGAGGTACGTGTCAATTTTCACATCGAGAACAGTAGAAAACTATGGCAGATAGTTTCTTCGGTGTCCCTTCTTTGAGGTAATTCTCAAATTTGAAGGCTTGGGAAGGGGAAGGGGATTTTCTCCCTTTctagtgaaattttttttttggtttgaatGGGTTTACTAATAATTACGTTTATTAtgctttttcattttgttagATAAGTCAGGTGATGTGCCTATTTCTGTGATCGATGCTGATGAAGAGGGCACCATAAATGCAACTGATAAAGTGGTTATTGacaagtaaaagaaaattttgaactaTCAAGACAGGATAAAAATGCTACAAAATGGATGCTTGATATTGGCATCTTTGTTATTATTAGTGTTGATTGAATGTGTTCTTAAGAAGTAGTGGGGCATATGATGGTTTTAGGATTTAGTGTAAAAGTGACCATGTCAAAAGGATTAGTGAATCCTTTATTCTCTTTTATATCAGTAATAGTTAatgtttattttgtttctGTGATAGTTAATGATATCTTTTGTTCCtgtaatagttaataaatgaaattgtGAATGCTTGTCTATTTTGTATGTGCATTTATTagtctatttcaatatttgcCCTTATGATGAATTTAAGAATCTCAAGTAGTTAAtgttcttttttgtatttgcATTTGGGATGGTTGTAATGACTATGATAGTGGGGGTAGGCTTGAGTCATGGTATCTCCATTTCTTCCGCTTGCATATTCCCACACAGTATGAAGAAGGACCATGCTTACTGcctccctttctttttccctttcccttAGGTGCTAGCTTCCCCCAATGAAGAAGGGCTATGCTTATTGCCTCCCTTTTCCCGTAGGTGATGATTGTCCCTTGCATCTTCTCTTGTTGTAGTCAATTTCTTCACACCTAACACATTTATTTGAGCCAACTTCCTTTTTAGCTTGTTAAGGTCAGCATGTTTCTTTGGTGCCTTCCTGCTCTGCTGCTTGGGTCTTCCTGGGCTTGCAGACAAACTTGTCATTCCAATCATTTGTGTCCACAATGTAAGAGTGGAAGAACTTCACCATGATCAATGGCAACGAGAGCTCAAGCTCTGTTCATGCGATGGTTGAATAGAGGAGAGAAGATGAAGAGTCGATAGGAAAAAGTTGAAATGAGAGTGTAATGACGAGAATATACTGTACAAGCAAGAGAGAGAATGTTCTTGAAAACCAATGGGGAAAAAAAGTCATAAAATATGTTACATTACTTAGGTCCCTAACGACGTTAATATGGAAAATTGCAGGGACTCAACTGATGTTAGTATCGACTGAAATGATTTAACAAAGTATCATATGGATGTAACTCGATAACTCAGGGACCTAACTAATGAACATAGGGACCTAAGTGATGATCACAAATACCTAAATAATGAACACAATGACCTAACTGAAGTCACAATGACCCAACTAATGTGATCAGGGACCTATATGATGTAAAACCGATAACTCAGGGATCtaagtaatcgaaaaaataattcaggAATCCAAGTGACGTAAACTCGATAATTCGGGGacaaaattattagtttactctatttttttaataaaattgagCAAAAAAAACATCTTCATTCCACGTAAAAGTATTTATTACTGCACTATACCTAATTCTTATTAGACAAAGAAAATCTATAAATGAACCTATAGTTTGTCTCGGCAAATAATTGGAAAAAGGCATCTGTGCTTTCTGACAAAAACGTGCCGGGgggaaattatttttctatctttatttttttgagaaaagCTTATATATAGATGCATGGAATAATTTCTTCAAAATATCAACTTTTAGAAGTGGTGTAAAAAATGTTTacaatagaaaaaaaaggatttttttttattcatcgaaaaaaaagaagtagaAAAAGGATCTTATTGCAAATTTTGTCAACCAGACAACGCTCGTCTGGGGGAAAAAGAGTaaaccagaaaaaaaaaaaaaaaggcaaattgCTTTTCTTCTTAGAAAGATTCTTTTGCCGTTTGCTTTTCGAAATTCACATCATGTAGTTGCATTTACAAAAAAGGGAGTTTGCTGCGATCGCATTATCTTCGTATCCCTAT
This region includes:
- the LOC116215901 gene encoding auxin efflux carrier component 6, with translation MITSQDFYNVMCAMVPLYFAMFVAYGSVKWWKIFTPEQCSGINRFVAVFAVPILSFHFISQNDPYQMDTRFILADTVSKVLVLLILSVWAIVSNSGLDWVITLFSVATLPNTLVMGIPLLKAMYGDFTQSLMVQVVVLQCIIWYTLLLFLFEYRAATQLIRNQFPGPAAAAISKIELDGDVISLDGRDPICTESEIDGNGRIRVRIRRSTSSAPDSALSSTVALTPRPSNLSNAEIFSVNTPAHNHAYSYGDNGIAFANGDLGFGYRATSPRLSGYGSSDAYSLQPTPRASNFNEMDAITIATTVNNNGTPVWIRSPTTGRVLQKASSPMFPSVKMVWESPGKGVNSSLDPKDINTPEKEISFRENVKIPVLDQADNTEAAAQQMPGPYVMLRLILTVVGRKLSRNPNTYSSILGLLWSLISFKWNVGMPSLLKNSIKIISDAGLGMAMFSLGLFMALQPRIIACGGKMATISMSIRFFCGPLMMSAASIAVQLKGVRLHAAIVQAALPQGIVPFVFAREYGLHPDILSTGVIFGMLVSLPVTLLYYILLGL